A DNA window from Halorubrum sp. DM2 contains the following coding sequences:
- a CDS encoding ATP-binding cassette domain-containing protein → MSVSDVAVSFGDVDVVSGVDLRVEAGSLVGLVGPNGAGKTTALRAATGAVEPDAGTVRIGGDPAASLSAREVGRRVASVPQATNLAFDFRVRHVVEMGRTPHLGRFDAHDVEDDAAVDAAMAAANVERFADRSITAVSGGERQRVLLARALAQAAPLLLLDEPTASLDVNHAVETLELVRSFVDEGARGAIAAIHDLDAAARYCDEVVVLANGGVQAAGPPESVLSASTVGSAFDAEAFVGRNPATGTPAVTAFPKSDVAARRVHVVGTGRPAARVVARLAAAGHEPSVGVVPAGDAAAGAAADAGVTAVTAPPFEGPTGGTIAAARDLAADAAVTVAVGFEGPTDARGPNAEVAAAADRLVRVPADVDDAALLDAVVAATEE, encoded by the coding sequence CTGTCGGTCTCCGACGTGGCCGTCTCCTTCGGCGACGTCGACGTGGTCTCGGGCGTCGACCTCCGCGTCGAGGCCGGTTCGCTCGTCGGGCTCGTCGGGCCGAACGGTGCCGGCAAGACCACGGCGTTGCGCGCGGCGACCGGCGCGGTCGAACCGGACGCGGGCACGGTCCGGATCGGCGGCGACCCGGCCGCGTCGCTGTCGGCCCGCGAGGTCGGCCGCCGAGTCGCGAGCGTCCCGCAGGCGACGAACCTCGCATTTGACTTCCGCGTGCGCCACGTCGTCGAAATGGGACGGACGCCCCACCTCGGTCGGTTCGACGCCCACGACGTCGAGGACGACGCCGCGGTCGACGCCGCGATGGCGGCCGCGAACGTCGAGCGCTTCGCCGACCGGTCGATCACGGCCGTCTCCGGCGGCGAGCGCCAGCGCGTGCTGCTCGCGCGGGCGCTGGCGCAGGCCGCGCCGCTCCTGCTCTTGGACGAGCCGACCGCCAGCCTCGACGTGAACCACGCGGTCGAGACCTTAGAGCTGGTGCGTTCGTTCGTCGACGAGGGCGCGCGCGGGGCTATCGCCGCGATCCACGACCTCGACGCCGCCGCGCGGTACTGCGACGAGGTCGTTGTCCTCGCGAACGGGGGCGTCCAGGCCGCCGGACCGCCCGAGTCGGTGCTGTCCGCGTCGACAGTCGGCTCCGCGTTCGACGCGGAGGCGTTCGTCGGGCGCAACCCCGCGACCGGGACGCCCGCGGTCACGGCGTTCCCGAAGAGCGACGTCGCCGCCCGCCGCGTCCACGTGGTCGGCACGGGCCGCCCGGCCGCCCGCGTCGTCGCCCGACTGGCCGCCGCGGGCCACGAGCCGTCGGTCGGCGTGGTGCCCGCGGGCGACGCGGCCGCCGGCGCTGCCGCGGACGCGGGCGTGACAGCCGTGACGGCACCCCCCTTCGAGGGACCGACCGGGGGAACGATCGCGGCCGCGCGCGACCTCGCCGCCGACGCGGCGGTGACGGTCGCGGTCGGATTCGAGGGACCTACCGACGCGCGCGGCCCGAACGCCGAGGTGGCCGCGGCGGCGGACCGTCTCGTCCGCGTCCCCGCCGACGTCGACGACGCGGCCCTGCTCGACGCCGTCGTGGCCGCGACCGAGGAGTGA
- a CDS encoding class I SAM-dependent methyltransferase family protein, protein MSVPCVAVARERGETVRSRLADADALDGDHEIAVDGDTIYIPVVGRERVPADLADRVVERDAETRDRPTTPAAILGYEPSLERLGDIVIVDEDDDERAQAIADAVMASHVPCETVLNRASPIEGELRVRQWDVLAGNGTETVHREYGHEFLLDVAAVYFSPRLATERHRVAEQVTAGESAVDMFAGVGPYAVPMAARGADMIACDLNERAVEYLRENAERNGVADRVTAIAGDVRAIADAYADTADRLVMNLPHSADEFVDTAVALAGDDCVVHYYDIQHEDDPFGPGRRALEAAAGDEYAVTVETERVVRSYAPHEHNVCLDVRLTRTDD, encoded by the coding sequence ATGAGCGTTCCCTGCGTCGCCGTCGCCCGCGAGCGCGGCGAGACCGTCCGGAGCCGCCTCGCCGACGCGGACGCCCTCGACGGCGACCACGAGATCGCCGTCGACGGCGACACGATCTACATCCCCGTCGTGGGCCGCGAGCGGGTGCCCGCCGACCTCGCGGACCGGGTCGTCGAACGCGACGCAGAGACGCGGGACCGACCCACGACGCCCGCGGCGATCCTCGGCTACGAGCCCTCGCTGGAACGGCTCGGCGACATCGTCATCGTCGACGAGGACGACGACGAGCGCGCGCAGGCGATCGCCGACGCCGTGATGGCCTCGCACGTCCCCTGCGAGACGGTCCTCAACCGCGCCTCGCCGATCGAGGGCGAACTGCGCGTCCGCCAGTGGGACGTGCTGGCCGGGAACGGTACCGAGACGGTCCACCGCGAGTACGGCCACGAGTTCCTGTTGGACGTGGCCGCGGTGTACTTCTCGCCGCGGCTCGCGACCGAGCGCCACCGCGTCGCGGAGCAGGTGACGGCCGGCGAGTCGGCGGTCGACATGTTCGCCGGCGTGGGGCCGTACGCGGTCCCGATGGCGGCTCGCGGCGCGGACATGATCGCCTGCGACCTCAACGAGCGCGCGGTCGAGTACCTCCGCGAGAACGCCGAGCGGAACGGCGTCGCCGACCGGGTGACCGCGATCGCGGGCGACGTGCGGGCTATCGCGGACGCGTACGCCGACACCGCCGACCGGCTCGTGATGAACCTCCCGCACTCCGCGGACGAGTTCGTGGACACGGCGGTCGCGCTCGCCGGCGACGACTGCGTGGTCCACTACTACGACATCCAACACGAGGACGACCCGTTCGGCCCGGGCCGCCGCGCGTTAGAGGCCGCCGCGGGCGACGAGTATGCGGTCACCGTCGAGACCGAACGCGTCGTCCGGTCGTACGCCCCCCACGAGCACAACGTGTGCCTCGACGTTCGGCTGACGCGGACCGACGACTGA
- the btuC gene encoding vitamin B12 ABC transporter permease BtuC: protein MRPWVRSSSWSAAIAALLAVVVVVSAAIGPVRIPPETVVKSVLNALTVPVGIETSGGVGPLSVPGVGPLTLPGLDLAFASPFAFPVDSVHQQIVVGVRLPRILLAALVGFALAAAGTVMQGFFRNPMADPSIIGVSSGAAVGAVAFIVFPVALSTTVALPLVGSVEVALSRGAGTSLFAFVGALAAAFGVYAIATRHGRTPVATLLLAGVAVQTFLGAVVSYLQLQAGESLRQIVAWLMGHLSGAAWSEVAVTAVVVPPLFAVLLAYARDLNVLLLGEEEARGLGIAVERTKRVLLAASALITAAGVAFAGVIGFVGLIVPHMLRLVVGPDHRVLLPTAALAGGTFLVAADTVARSAAAEYPVGIITAAVGAPFFVYLLVTREVSEL, encoded by the coding sequence ATGCGACCCTGGGTTCGGTCGTCGTCGTGGTCGGCGGCGATAGCGGCGCTGTTGGCGGTCGTCGTCGTCGTCAGCGCCGCGATCGGTCCGGTCAGAATCCCGCCAGAGACCGTCGTGAAATCGGTGTTGAACGCGCTCACGGTGCCGGTGGGGATCGAAACGAGCGGGGGTGTCGGCCCGCTGTCGGTGCCCGGCGTCGGACCGCTCACGCTCCCCGGTCTCGATCTCGCGTTCGCGTCGCCGTTCGCGTTCCCCGTCGACTCCGTCCACCAGCAGATCGTCGTCGGGGTGCGGCTCCCCCGGATCCTGCTGGCCGCGCTCGTCGGGTTCGCGCTTGCCGCCGCCGGCACCGTGATGCAGGGCTTCTTCCGCAACCCGATGGCCGACCCCTCGATCATCGGCGTCTCCTCCGGGGCGGCGGTCGGCGCGGTGGCGTTCATCGTCTTCCCGGTCGCGCTCTCGACGACGGTCGCGCTCCCGCTCGTCGGGTCCGTCGAGGTGGCGCTCTCCCGTGGCGCGGGAACCAGCCTCTTCGCGTTCGTCGGGGCGCTCGCCGCCGCCTTCGGCGTGTACGCCATCGCGACCCGCCACGGGCGGACGCCCGTCGCGACCCTCCTTCTGGCCGGGGTCGCGGTCCAGACGTTCCTCGGCGCGGTCGTCTCGTACCTCCAGCTACAGGCGGGCGAGTCGCTCCGGCAGATCGTCGCGTGGCTGATGGGCCACCTCTCGGGGGCCGCGTGGAGCGAGGTCGCCGTCACCGCCGTCGTCGTGCCGCCGCTTTTCGCCGTGCTACTCGCGTACGCCCGCGACCTCAACGTCCTCCTGCTCGGGGAGGAGGAGGCCCGCGGGCTGGGCATCGCGGTTGAGCGCACCAAGCGGGTGCTGCTCGCGGCCTCGGCGCTCATCACGGCCGCGGGGGTCGCGTTCGCGGGCGTGATCGGGTTCGTCGGTCTCATCGTCCCGCACATGCTCCGGCTCGTCGTCGGTCCCGACCACCGGGTGCTGCTCCCGACCGCGGCGCTGGCCGGCGGCACGTTCCTCGTCGCCGCCGACACGGTCGCGCGCTCGGCGGCCGCGGAGTACCCGGTCGGCATCATCACCGCCGCGGTCGGCGCGCCCTTCTTCGTCTACCTGCTCGTGACCCGCGAGGTGTCGGAGCTGTGA
- a CDS encoding PGF-CTERM-anchored ABC transporter substrate-binding protein: protein MRNSFAIAMAVLVTTALLGGVAGTAAGAQPTISTEGPTAVGGSAAGEIGTADAPTQTDDACGFPVEVTDATGTTITLNESPDRITTINPSAAQTLWELGEQDRVVGVSQFALYLDGADERANVSAEFGASVERVVDTEPDLVLAPNSSSADVQPLREQGLTVYHFQAATSIDDIAEKTETIGRLVGACDAASETNEEMYDAVDAAENRTGDVDRPAALYPLGGGYVAANNTFIDAIMNAGGTDNVAAEYEAYPQLSDEVILETNPELMLVTDSEATILDQEPYASTTAGVEDNYVVMNRNYLNQPAPRSVIESTTTLSNAVVEIQADSEGSTDGSSGDTDDDSSSDGDDSSGDGEDGSNDGDADNGTDLTTADGNETDGNTGAESPGFGVVAAALALLATGLLARRE, encoded by the coding sequence ATGCGAAACAGCTTCGCGATCGCAATGGCCGTGCTGGTGACGACCGCCCTGCTCGGCGGCGTCGCCGGGACCGCCGCGGGCGCACAGCCGACGATATCGACCGAGGGGCCGACCGCTGTCGGGGGATCAGCGGCCGGGGAGATCGGAACCGCGGACGCGCCGACGCAGACCGACGACGCCTGCGGCTTCCCGGTCGAGGTGACCGACGCGACGGGGACGACGATCACGCTCAACGAGTCCCCCGACCGGATCACGACGATCAACCCGTCGGCGGCACAGACGCTGTGGGAGCTCGGCGAGCAGGACCGCGTCGTCGGCGTGAGCCAGTTCGCGCTCTACCTCGACGGTGCCGACGAGCGCGCCAACGTCTCCGCCGAGTTCGGGGCGAGCGTCGAGCGCGTCGTCGACACCGAGCCCGACCTCGTGTTAGCGCCCAACTCCTCGTCGGCCGACGTCCAGCCGCTCCGCGAGCAGGGGCTGACCGTCTACCACTTCCAGGCGGCGACCTCCATCGACGACATCGCCGAGAAGACGGAGACGATCGGCCGGCTCGTCGGCGCGTGCGACGCCGCGAGCGAGACCAACGAGGAGATGTACGACGCCGTCGACGCCGCCGAGAACCGGACCGGCGACGTCGACCGCCCGGCAGCGCTGTACCCGCTGGGCGGCGGCTACGTCGCCGCGAACAACACCTTCATCGACGCGATCATGAACGCCGGCGGCACCGACAACGTCGCCGCCGAGTACGAGGCGTACCCGCAGCTCTCCGACGAGGTCATCCTCGAAACGAACCCCGAGCTGATGCTGGTCACCGACTCAGAGGCCACTATCCTCGATCAGGAGCCGTACGCCAGCACGACCGCGGGGGTCGAGGACAACTACGTCGTGATGAACCGGAACTACCTCAACCAGCCGGCACCGCGCAGCGTGATCGAGTCGACGACGACGCTCTCGAACGCGGTCGTCGAGATACAGGCCGACAGTGAGGGGTCGACCGACGGGTCGAGCGGCGACACGGACGACGACTCGTCGAGTGACGGCGACGACTCGTCAGGTGACGGTGAGGACGGTTCGAACGACGGCGACGCGGACAACGGGACCGACCTCACGACCGCGGACGGCAACGAGACCGACGGGAACACCGGCGCGGAGTCGCCCGGGTTCGGCGTCGTCGCGGCCGCCCTCGCGCTGCTCGCGACCGGTCTGCTCGCGCGGCGCGAGTGA